One segment of Thermoplasmata archaeon DNA contains the following:
- a CDS encoding VOC family protein, with protein MAEMITGLHAVTIHIRDVQKARTFYRDVLELKEIGFDEKVGRASFALPGTSTILKMHVQGSDEGGRQPGTVSGIMFRHPDPAAACAEILRRGGTVANEARLVQLPHASFVLGVVADPDGNEFIITNRTD; from the coding sequence ATGGCCGAGATGATCACCGGGCTTCACGCCGTGACGATTCACATTCGCGACGTTCAAAAGGCACGAACCTTCTATCGAGATGTTCTAGAATTGAAGGAGATCGGTTTCGACGAGAAAGTAGGCCGGGCCAGCTTCGCTCTCCCGGGGACCTCAACCATCCTGAAGATGCATGTCCAGGGATCCGATGAGGGAGGACGACAACCCGGAACCGTTTCGGGCATCATGTTTCGACATCCTGACCCGGCTGCGGCGTGCGCGGAGATCCTGCGTCGCGGCGGAACGGTTGCGAACGAGGCGAGACTTGTCCAGCTCCCGCACGCCTCCTTCGTTCTAGGCGTTGTTGCCGACCCTGACGGAAACGAGTTCATCATCACGAACCGCACCGACTAG